CCTCACGGCCCTGCTCGAAAAGCCCTCGTCGGGGCTGGAGCTGACCCGCCGCTTCGACAAGTCGATCGGCTACTTCTGGTCGGCCACGCATCAGCAGATCTACCGCGAGCTGGGAAAACTGGAGCAGGCGGGCCATATCCGCGCACTGCCGTCGGCGCAGCCGACCCGCGGGCAGAAGAAGGAGTACGAGGTCCTGCCCGCGGGCCGTGAGGAGCTGACGGCGTGGGTCGCCAGGTCCGAGGACCCGAAGCCCGTCCGCGACCCGCTGCTGCTGCGGCTGCGTGCGGCGGGTGTGGTCGGCAGCGGGGGGCTCGA
This portion of the Streptomyces sp. NBC_01750 genome encodes:
- a CDS encoding PadR family transcriptional regulator; protein product: MSLPHAILTALLEKPSSGLELTRRFDKSIGYFWSATHQQIYRELGKLEQAGHIRALPSAQPTRGQKKEYEVLPAGREELTAWVARSEDPKPVRDPLLLRLRAAGVVGSGGLEEELERHLAMHRRQLAEYSEIEARDFPPERLSSEQDRLRHMVLRGGIELETFWTKWLTDALEEFGRTP